One Rissa tridactyla isolate bRisTri1 chromosome 4, bRisTri1.patW.cur.20221130, whole genome shotgun sequence DNA window includes the following coding sequences:
- the PAPOLA gene encoding poly(A) polymerase alpha isoform X8, which translates to MKLKCLYSPVTTQGSQTQQLQKHYGITSPISLAAPKEFDCMLTQKLIETLKPYGVFEEEEELQRRILILGKLNNLVKEWIREISESKNLPQSVIENVGGKIFTFGSYRLGVHTKGADIDALCVAPRHVERSDFFTSFYEKLKQQEEVKDLRAVEEAFVPVIKLCFDGIEIDILFARLALQTIPEDLDLRDDSLLKNLDIRCIRSLNGCRVTDEILHLVPNIDNFRLTLRAIKLWAKRHNIYSNILGFLGGVSWAMLVARTCQLYPNAIASTLVHKFFLVFSKWEWPNPVLLKQPEECNLNLPVWDPRVNPSDRYHLMPIITPAYPQQNSTYNVSVSTRMVMVEEFKQGLAITDEILLSKAEWSKLFEAPNFFQKYKHYIVLLASAPTEKQRLEWVGLVESKIRILVGNLEKNEFITLAHVNPQSFPAPKENPDKEEYRTMWVIGLVFKKTENSENLSVDLTYDIQSFTDTVYRQAINSKMFEMDMKIAARHVKRKQLHQLLPNHVLQKKKKHSTEGIRLTTLNENSLDLSMDSDNSTSVPSPTSAMKTSPLNSSGSSQGRSSPAPAVTAASVTNTQASEVTVPQINSSESSGGTSNESIPQTATQPAISPPPKPTISRIVSSAYLLNPSPRTSGNVATKMPSPVTAVKRTSSPHKEESPKKMKIEEQDEISEDTSCIDLNEDEKMETKEQLETEVNVNSQTETLQTTSLQAPQMVIDLIECAL; encoded by the exons TCCCGTTACAACCCAGGGATCACAAACACAGCAACTGCAGAAGCATTATGGCATTACCTCACCTATCAGTTTAGCTGCCCCCAAGGAGTTTGACTGCATGCTTACCCAGAAATTAATCGAAACCCTAAAACCTTATGGTGtatttgaagaggaagaagaactGCAACGCAG GATTCTAATTTTGGGAAAATTAAATAACCTGGTAAAGGAATGGATACGGGAAATCAGTGAAAGCAAG AATCTTCCACAGTCTGTAATAGAAAATGTtggaggaaaaatttttacatttgGATCCTATAGATTAGGGGTTCATACAAAAG GTGCTGATATTGATGCCCTGTGTGTTGCACCAAGACATGTTGAAAGAAGTGATTTTTTCACGTCATTTTATGAAAAACTGAAACAACAAGAAGAAGTAAAAGATCTGAGG gcTGTCGAAGAAGCTTTTGTCCCAGTTATTAAACTTTGTTTTGATGGAATAGAG attgataTTTTATTTGCAAGATTAGCACTGCAAACTATTCCTGAGGACTTAGATCTACGAGACGATAGCCTACTTAAAAATTTAGACATTAGATGCATACGAAGTCTTAATG GTTGCCGGGTAACCGATGAAATTCTGCATCTAGTACCAAACATTGACAACTTCAGGTTAACACTGAGAGCTATCAAACTGTGGGCAAAAC GCCACAACATCTATTCCAATATACTAGGTTTCCTTGGAGGTGTATCCTGGGCTATGCTAGTAGCAAGAACTTGCCAGCTTTATCCAAATGCAATAGCATCAACTCTTGTACATaaatttttcttggtattttctaaatg GGAATGGCCAAATCCAGTGCTATTGAAACAGCCAGAAGAATGCAATCTTAATTTGCCTGTATGGGACCCAAGG GTAAACCCCAGTGATAGGTACCATCTTATGCCTATAATTACACCAGCATACCCACAGCAGAACTCTACCTACAATGTGTCCGTTTCCACACGGATGGTCATGGTTGAGGAATTTAAACAAG GTCTTGCTATCACAGATGAAATTTTGCTGAGTAAGGCAGAGTGGTCCAAACTTTTTGAAGCTCCAAACTTCTTTCAAAAGTACAA GCATTATATTGTACTTCTAGCAAGTGCACCGACAGAAAAACAGCGACTAGAATG GGTGGGCTTGGTGGAATCAAAAATCCGTATTCTAGTTGGAAATCTGGAGAAGAATGAATTCATTACACTGGCTCATGTGAATCCACAGTCGTTCCCAGCACCCAAGGAGAATCCTGACAA GGAGGAATACCGTACAATGTGGGTGATTGGCTTGGTGttcaagaaaactgaaaattctgaaaatttaaGTGTTGATCTTACCTACGACATTCAGTCTTTTACAGACACAG TTTATAGGCAAGCAATAAACAGCAAGATGTTTGAGATGGATATGAAGATTGCTGCAAGGCATGTGAAACGTAAGCAACTTCACCAACTGCTACCGAATCAtgtgcttcagaaaaagaaaaag CATTCGACAGAAGGGATCAGGTTGACAACTCTGAATGAGAACAGCCTAGACTTGTCTATGGACAGTGATAACAGCACGTCTGTGCCTTCGCCTACTAGTGCTATGAAGACGAGTCCATTGAACAGTTCTGGAAGTTCTCAGGG caGAAGCAGTCCTGCGCCAGCTGTAACAGCAGCATCTGTGACCAACACACAGGCTTCTGAAGTCACTGTGCCACAAATAAATTCCAGTGAAAGCTCAGGGG GTACTTCAAATGAAAGCATTCCTCAAACTGCCACACAACCAGCCATTTCTCCACCACCAAAGCCTACCATCTCTAGAATCGTTTCCTCAGCGTATCTATTAAATCCATCACCAAGAACTTCAGGAAATGTTGCAACAAAAATGCCTAGCCCTGTCACAGCAGTGAAAAGGACGTCTTCTCCCCATAAAGAAGAGTCtcccaagaaaatgaaaattgaagAG cAGGATGAAATAAGTGAAGATACTAGCTGTATAGATTTGAATGAGGATGAAAAAATGGAAACTAAG gaGCAACTTGAGACAGAAGTGAATGTTAATTCTCAAACAGAAACTCTTCAGACAACTTCTCTGCAAGCTCCTCAG ATGGTCATTGATCTTATTGAATGTGCATTGTAG
- the PAPOLA gene encoding poly(A) polymerase alpha isoform X12 gives MLWMGVCLDMLPSLFFHTNGRARDSSGLSQIPVTTQGSQTQQLQKHYGITSPISLAAPKEFDCMLTQKLIETLKPYGVFEEEEELQRRILILGKLNNLVKEWIREISESKNLPQSVIENVGGKIFTFGSYRLGVHTKGADIDALCVAPRHVERSDFFTSFYEKLKQQEEVKDLRAVEEAFVPVIKLCFDGIEIDILFARLALQTIPEDLDLRDDSLLKNLDIRCIRSLNGCRVTDEILHLVPNIDNFRLTLRAIKLWAKRHNIYSNILGFLGGVSWAMLVARTCQLYPNAIASTLVHKFFLVFSKWEWPNPVLLKQPEECNLNLPVWDPRVNPSDRYHLMPIITPAYPQQNSTYNVSVSTRMVMVEEFKQGLAITDEILLSKAEWSKLFEAPNFFQKYKHYIVLLASAPTEKQRLEWVGLVESKIRILVGNLEKNEFITLAHVNPQSFPAPKENPDKEEYRTMWVIGLVFKKTENSENLSVDLTYDIQSFTDTVYRQAINSKMFEMDMKIAARHVKRKQLHQLLPNHVLQKKKKHSTEGIRLTTLNENSLDLSMDSDNSTSVPSPTSAMKTSPLNSSGSSQGRSSPAPAVTAASVTNTQASEVTVPQINSSESSGGTSNESIPQTATQPAISPPPKPTISRIVSSAYLLNPSPRTSGNVATKMPSPVTAVKRTSSPHKEESPKKMKIEEQDEISEDTSCIDLNEDEKMETKEQLETEVNVNSQTETLQTTSLQAPQKTPSTDLSDIPALPANPIPVIKNSIKLRLNR, from the exons TCCCGTTACAACCCAGGGATCACAAACACAGCAACTGCAGAAGCATTATGGCATTACCTCACCTATCAGTTTAGCTGCCCCCAAGGAGTTTGACTGCATGCTTACCCAGAAATTAATCGAAACCCTAAAACCTTATGGTGtatttgaagaggaagaagaactGCAACGCAG GATTCTAATTTTGGGAAAATTAAATAACCTGGTAAAGGAATGGATACGGGAAATCAGTGAAAGCAAG AATCTTCCACAGTCTGTAATAGAAAATGTtggaggaaaaatttttacatttgGATCCTATAGATTAGGGGTTCATACAAAAG GTGCTGATATTGATGCCCTGTGTGTTGCACCAAGACATGTTGAAAGAAGTGATTTTTTCACGTCATTTTATGAAAAACTGAAACAACAAGAAGAAGTAAAAGATCTGAGG gcTGTCGAAGAAGCTTTTGTCCCAGTTATTAAACTTTGTTTTGATGGAATAGAG attgataTTTTATTTGCAAGATTAGCACTGCAAACTATTCCTGAGGACTTAGATCTACGAGACGATAGCCTACTTAAAAATTTAGACATTAGATGCATACGAAGTCTTAATG GTTGCCGGGTAACCGATGAAATTCTGCATCTAGTACCAAACATTGACAACTTCAGGTTAACACTGAGAGCTATCAAACTGTGGGCAAAAC GCCACAACATCTATTCCAATATACTAGGTTTCCTTGGAGGTGTATCCTGGGCTATGCTAGTAGCAAGAACTTGCCAGCTTTATCCAAATGCAATAGCATCAACTCTTGTACATaaatttttcttggtattttctaaatg GGAATGGCCAAATCCAGTGCTATTGAAACAGCCAGAAGAATGCAATCTTAATTTGCCTGTATGGGACCCAAGG GTAAACCCCAGTGATAGGTACCATCTTATGCCTATAATTACACCAGCATACCCACAGCAGAACTCTACCTACAATGTGTCCGTTTCCACACGGATGGTCATGGTTGAGGAATTTAAACAAG GTCTTGCTATCACAGATGAAATTTTGCTGAGTAAGGCAGAGTGGTCCAAACTTTTTGAAGCTCCAAACTTCTTTCAAAAGTACAA GCATTATATTGTACTTCTAGCAAGTGCACCGACAGAAAAACAGCGACTAGAATG GGTGGGCTTGGTGGAATCAAAAATCCGTATTCTAGTTGGAAATCTGGAGAAGAATGAATTCATTACACTGGCTCATGTGAATCCACAGTCGTTCCCAGCACCCAAGGAGAATCCTGACAA GGAGGAATACCGTACAATGTGGGTGATTGGCTTGGTGttcaagaaaactgaaaattctgaaaatttaaGTGTTGATCTTACCTACGACATTCAGTCTTTTACAGACACAG TTTATAGGCAAGCAATAAACAGCAAGATGTTTGAGATGGATATGAAGATTGCTGCAAGGCATGTGAAACGTAAGCAACTTCACCAACTGCTACCGAATCAtgtgcttcagaaaaagaaaaag CATTCGACAGAAGGGATCAGGTTGACAACTCTGAATGAGAACAGCCTAGACTTGTCTATGGACAGTGATAACAGCACGTCTGTGCCTTCGCCTACTAGTGCTATGAAGACGAGTCCATTGAACAGTTCTGGAAGTTCTCAGGG caGAAGCAGTCCTGCGCCAGCTGTAACAGCAGCATCTGTGACCAACACACAGGCTTCTGAAGTCACTGTGCCACAAATAAATTCCAGTGAAAGCTCAGGGG GTACTTCAAATGAAAGCATTCCTCAAACTGCCACACAACCAGCCATTTCTCCACCACCAAAGCCTACCATCTCTAGAATCGTTTCCTCAGCGTATCTATTAAATCCATCACCAAGAACTTCAGGAAATGTTGCAACAAAAATGCCTAGCCCTGTCACAGCAGTGAAAAGGACGTCTTCTCCCCATAAAGAAGAGTCtcccaagaaaatgaaaattgaagAG cAGGATGAAATAAGTGAAGATACTAGCTGTATAGATTTGAATGAGGATGAAAAAATGGAAACTAAG gaGCAACTTGAGACAGAAGTGAATGTTAATTCTCAAACAGAAACTCTTCAGACAACTTCTCTGCAAGCTCCTCAG aaaacacCCAGTACAGACCTTTCAGATatccctgctctccctgcaaaTCCTATTCCTGTTATCAAGAATTCAATAAAATTGAGATTGAACCGGTAA